A window of Haliscomenobacter hydrossis DSM 1100 contains these coding sequences:
- the rplD gene encoding 50S ribosomal protein L4, with protein sequence MKLDVFNIQGEKTGRAVDLPDDVFGGEPNEHVLYLSVKQYLANQRQGTHKSKERWEISGSTRKLHRQKGTGGSRKGDINSPLFPGGARVFGPRPRDYEQKLNKKVKRLARRSALSTKAQSGSIVIVEDFNFETAKTKNFADILSKLNVSGKKSLVVVAEQNDNVFRSSRNIPTTKVVRAQDLNTYEILRANALVLSEGSIQKIVETLA encoded by the coding sequence ATGAAATTGGATGTTTTCAATATTCAGGGCGAAAAGACCGGTAGAGCCGTTGACCTTCCAGATGACGTTTTCGGCGGTGAGCCGAATGAGCACGTGCTTTACTTATCGGTGAAGCAATATCTGGCAAATCAGCGCCAAGGTACCCACAAATCAAAAGAACGCTGGGAAATCAGCGGTTCTACACGCAAGTTGCACCGTCAAAAGGGAACCGGTGGTTCTCGTAAAGGTGACATCAATAGCCCATTGTTCCCAGGTGGTGCCCGGGTTTTCGGACCACGCCCACGGGATTATGAGCAAAAACTGAACAAAAAAGTTAAACGTCTGGCACGCAGATCGGCTCTGAGCACCAAAGCGCAAAGTGGCTCGATTGTGATCGTTGAAGACTTTAACTTCGAAACCGCTAAAACCAAAAATTTTGCCGACATCCTGAGCAAGCTCAATGTGAGTGGCAAAAAATCTTTGGTTGTAGTTGCAGAACAAAACGACAATGTATTCCGCTCTAGCCGCAACATCCCTACTACTAAGGTGGTGCGTGCCCAGGATTTGAATACGTACGAAATTCTGCGCGCCAACGCACTGGTACTTTCCGAAGGGTCGATCCAAAAGATTGTTGAAACGCTGGCTTGA
- the rplB gene encoding 50S ribosomal protein L2, whose translation MAVKKLNPVTPGSRYRVGQTFTELTTDTPEKSLLAPLKKSGGRNSSGHLTMRQRGGGHKRRYRVIDFKRDKDGVNAIVKTIEYDPNRTAFIALVEYTDGEKRYIIAPDGLKVGTEIVSGDGAAPNTGNALFLKDIPLGATIHAIELSPGKGAALARSAGTYGILNGREGKYAVVKLPSGEARRILQTCKATIGTTSNGDHGLQVLGKAGRSRWLGRRPHVRGVAMNPVDHPMGGGEGRASGGHPRNRKGMPAKGFKTRDKNKSSNRLIITRRKTKNP comes from the coding sequence ATGGCAGTTAAAAAGTTAAATCCGGTTACTCCGGGATCGCGTTATCGGGTTGGTCAGACTTTTACAGAACTGACTACAGATACGCCAGAAAAGAGCCTGCTGGCACCCCTCAAAAAGAGTGGTGGCCGCAACAGCTCCGGTCACTTGACGATGCGTCAACGTGGTGGTGGCCACAAACGCCGCTACCGGGTCATCGACTTCAAGCGCGACAAAGATGGTGTCAATGCAATCGTTAAAACCATTGAGTACGACCCCAACCGCACGGCGTTCATCGCCCTGGTGGAGTATACCGATGGAGAAAAACGCTACATCATTGCACCCGACGGCTTGAAAGTAGGTACCGAAATCGTATCCGGCGATGGAGCCGCTCCAAACACAGGAAATGCCCTCTTCTTGAAGGATATTCCCCTTGGTGCAACCATTCACGCCATCGAGTTGAGTCCAGGTAAAGGTGCAGCACTTGCCCGCAGCGCGGGTACATATGGCATCCTGAACGGTCGTGAAGGCAAATATGCAGTTGTAAAACTGCCTTCCGGCGAAGCGCGTCGTATCCTGCAAACTTGCAAAGCTACCATTGGTACTACCTCTAACGGAGACCACGGCCTGCAAGTATTGGGTAAGGCTGGCCGCAGTCGCTGGTTGGGCCGCCGTCCACACGTTCGTGGGGTTGCGATGAACCCTGTCGATCACCCCATGGGTGGTGGTGAAGGTCGCGCTTCCGGTGGACATCCACGTAACCGCAAAGGTATGCCTGCTAAAGGCTTTAAGACCCGGGATAAGAATAAGTCTTCAAACAGGCTGATCATTACCCGGAGAAAAACCAAAAATCCTTAA
- a CDS encoding Uma2 family endonuclease, which produces MATTTTTPITSLAQLDPEGVYTYADYLTWQFQERVELIRGRLFPMSPAPNNLHQRILGNLHVPFWSFFQGQQCQVFLAPFDVRLPVSVKKGQSTTVVQPDISIICDPSKLDVQGCDGAPDLVVEILSPGNSKREMREKYQVYEESGVREYWLVYPLDREVRVYVLNTAGKFIGLAPVIEDDVLQSSIFPNLKIDLKQVFA; this is translated from the coding sequence ATGGCCACCACTACCACCACACCCATCACCAGTCTGGCGCAGTTAGACCCCGAAGGCGTCTACACCTACGCCGACTACCTTACCTGGCAGTTCCAGGAACGGGTGGAACTGATCCGTGGTCGTTTGTTTCCCATGAGCCCTGCGCCCAATAACCTGCACCAACGCATTTTGGGAAACCTACATGTCCCGTTTTGGAGTTTTTTTCAGGGACAGCAATGCCAGGTTTTTTTGGCTCCTTTTGATGTGCGCTTGCCAGTCAGCGTAAAGAAAGGACAAAGCACTACAGTAGTCCAACCCGATATCTCCATCATCTGTGACCCCAGCAAACTGGACGTACAGGGTTGTGATGGTGCACCTGATTTAGTGGTAGAAATCCTTTCTCCCGGCAACAGCAAACGCGAAATGCGGGAAAAATACCAGGTCTACGAAGAGTCTGGCGTACGGGAATACTGGCTGGTTTATCCTCTGGATCGCGAAGTGCGCGTATATGTTCTCAACACCGCAGGTAAATTCATCGGTTTGGCTCCGGTGATCGAAGACGACGTGCTGCAATCCAGCATTTTTCCCAATTTAAAGATTGATTTAAAACAGGTTTTTGCCTAA
- the rpsL gene encoding 30S ribosomal protein S12: MPTINQLVRNGREKVVVKSKSRALNACPQKRGVCTRVYTTTPKKPNSALRKVAKVRMVNGIEVIAYIPGEGHNLQEHSIVLVRGGRVKDLPGVRYTIVRGALDTAGVNNRKKSRSKYGTKAPKK; this comes from the coding sequence ATGCCTACTATTAACCAACTGGTACGCAACGGCAGAGAAAAAGTGGTTGTCAAGAGTAAGTCCCGCGCTTTGAACGCATGCCCTCAAAAGCGTGGTGTTTGTACGCGTGTGTACACAACGACTCCGAAGAAACCAAACTCCGCTTTGCGTAAGGTGGCTAAAGTACGTATGGTGAATGGCATCGAAGTGATTGCTTACATCCCGGGTGAAGGCCACAACCTGCAAGAACACTCTATCGTGCTGGTGCGCGGTGGTCGTGTAAAAGACTTGCCGGGTGTGCGCTATACCATAGTGCGTGGTGCACTAGACACCGCAGGTGTAAACAACCGCAAGAAAAGTCGTTCTAAATACGGTACGAAAGCACCGAAAAAGTAA
- the rpsC gene encoding 30S ribosomal protein S3 — MGQKTNPIGNRLGIIRGWESNWFGGKDFAAKVVEDEKIRNYLNARVNKGGIARIVIERTLKRITVTIHTSRPGIIIGKGGQEVDRIREELKKLTSKDVQINITEIRKPELDANIVAESIAKQLEARINYRRAIKMSIQSTIRAGGEGIKVRISGRLNGAEMARTEEYKEGRTPLHTFRADIDYSWKEALTVYGKIGIKVWICKGEVLGKRELTPSSAPSNTTQAGGGQGQGQNRRDGGGGGRGRGGERGESRGGNDNRNRGGGGGDRRGGGGGGGGGGNRGGGGNTGGGGGNRGGGAGGPRKR; from the coding sequence ATGGGTCAGAAGACAAATCCAATCGGCAATCGCCTGGGGATCATTAGAGGTTGGGAATCCAACTGGTTTGGAGGTAAGGATTTCGCGGCTAAAGTGGTTGAGGATGAAAAAATCCGCAACTACCTCAATGCACGCGTAAACAAAGGTGGTATCGCCCGCATCGTAATCGAGCGTACCCTCAAGCGCATCACGGTAACGATTCACACTTCCCGTCCCGGTATCATCATCGGTAAAGGTGGCCAGGAAGTAGACCGCATCCGCGAAGAGCTGAAAAAACTGACGAGCAAAGACGTTCAAATCAACATTACGGAAATCCGTAAGCCAGAATTGGACGCCAATATCGTAGCCGAATCCATTGCCAAGCAATTGGAAGCACGGATCAACTACCGTCGTGCGATCAAAATGTCTATCCAATCTACCATCCGCGCAGGTGGAGAAGGCATTAAAGTACGCATCTCGGGTCGTTTGAACGGCGCTGAAATGGCACGTACCGAAGAATACAAAGAAGGTCGTACACCATTGCACACTTTCCGTGCAGACATCGACTATTCCTGGAAAGAAGCATTGACCGTTTACGGCAAGATTGGCATCAAAGTTTGGATTTGTAAAGGAGAAGTATTGGGTAAGCGCGAATTGACGCCTTCTTCAGCTCCTTCCAATACAACTCAAGCGGGTGGTGGTCAGGGACAAGGCCAAAATCGCCGTGATGGTGGTGGCGGTGGTCGTGGTCGTGGTGGCGAACGTGGCGAAAGCCGTGGTGGCAACGACAACCGCAATCGCGGTGGCGGCGGTGGTGATCGTCGTGGCGGCGGTGGCGGCGGTGGCGGCGGTGGTAACCGTGGCGGTGGTGGCAATACTGGCGGCGGCGGTGGTAACCGTGGCGGCGGTGCCGGTGGCCCACGCAAACGTTAA
- the fusA gene encoding elongation factor G: MATDLKFTRNIGIAAHIDAGKTTTTERILYYTGVSHKIGEVHDGAATMDWMEQEQERGITITSAATKTKWFWKGEEYPFNIIDTPGHVDFTVEVNRSLRVLDGLVFLFCAVSGVEPQSETNWRLADNYKVPRIGFVNKMDRSGADFFNVVKDVETKLGSKAVPLQIPIGAEERFKGVVDLITGEAITWNESDQGMTYDVIPMPADLVDTVAEYREKLLEAVAEYDDKLLEKYFEDPNSISPDEVRAAIRKAVCNLEFVPMMCGSAFKNKGVQAVLDAVCAFMPSPLDVAAVVGINPRTEKEETRLPSVNEPFAALAFKIATDPFVGRLAFMRVYSGALDAGSYVLNTRSDNKERISRLYQMHANKQNPIDRVEAGDIAAAVGFKDIKTGDTLCDLDRPIVLESMVFPEPVIAIAVEPKTQKDLDKLGMALAKLAEEDPTFRVKYDEDTNQTVISGMGELHLEIIVDRLRREFKVECNQGAPQVNYKEALTTKTSHRERLKKQTGGSGLFADMEFELGPADEDFLESDDFKNGKTRLQFVWGIVGGAIDKNYSKPIQDGFKAMMDNGILAGFSIDSMKVRVYDGSMHAVDSKPVAFELCAKEGFREAAPKCKPVLLEPIMKLEVITPEEYTGSVIGDLNRRRGLPKGQEPRTGGAISIQAEVPLAEMFGYVTQLRTITSGRANSTMEFSHFAAAPANVAKDVIEKAKGGK; this comes from the coding sequence ATGGCAACAGATCTTAAATTCACCAGAAACATCGGTATCGCTGCCCACATTGACGCGGGCAAGACGACGACTACCGAGCGCATCCTTTACTACACCGGTGTTAGTCACAAGATCGGTGAAGTACACGATGGTGCAGCCACTATGGACTGGATGGAGCAGGAACAGGAGCGTGGTATTACCATCACTTCTGCTGCTACAAAAACCAAGTGGTTCTGGAAAGGTGAGGAGTATCCCTTCAACATCATCGATACTCCAGGTCACGTTGACTTTACTGTTGAGGTAAACCGCTCATTGCGTGTTTTGGACGGACTGGTGTTCCTTTTCTGTGCAGTTTCTGGTGTTGAGCCACAATCTGAAACAAACTGGCGCTTGGCTGACAACTATAAGGTTCCACGTATCGGCTTCGTCAACAAGATGGACCGTTCAGGTGCAGACTTCTTCAACGTCGTTAAAGATGTCGAAACCAAACTGGGATCTAAAGCAGTTCCACTTCAAATACCAATTGGTGCTGAGGAAAGATTCAAAGGAGTTGTAGACTTGATCACGGGTGAAGCCATTACCTGGAATGAATCCGATCAAGGTATGACTTATGATGTCATTCCAATGCCTGCTGATTTGGTAGATACAGTAGCGGAGTACCGCGAAAAACTGCTTGAAGCCGTTGCTGAATACGACGACAAGTTGCTGGAGAAGTACTTCGAAGATCCAAATAGCATCTCACCTGATGAAGTTCGCGCAGCCATTCGCAAAGCGGTATGTAACCTTGAGTTTGTACCAATGATGTGTGGTTCTGCCTTCAAAAATAAAGGTGTACAAGCAGTATTGGATGCTGTGTGTGCTTTCATGCCTTCTCCATTGGACGTTGCTGCTGTAGTAGGCATCAACCCAAGAACGGAGAAAGAAGAGACCCGTTTACCCAGCGTGAATGAGCCTTTTGCAGCACTGGCCTTCAAAATTGCTACAGACCCATTCGTAGGACGTTTGGCTTTCATGCGCGTTTATTCTGGTGCACTGGATGCTGGTTCTTATGTCTTGAACACTCGTTCCGACAACAAAGAGCGCATCTCTCGTTTGTACCAAATGCACGCCAACAAGCAAAACCCAATCGATCGGGTAGAAGCAGGTGATATTGCCGCAGCAGTAGGTTTCAAAGACATCAAAACGGGTGATACCCTTTGTGATCTCGATAGACCAATTGTTCTCGAATCTATGGTTTTCCCTGAGCCGGTTATCGCCATTGCGGTAGAGCCCAAAACTCAGAAAGACCTCGATAAACTGGGTATGGCTTTGGCTAAATTGGCCGAAGAAGACCCTACCTTCCGCGTTAAATACGATGAAGACACCAACCAAACCGTCATCAGCGGGATGGGCGAATTACACCTCGAGATCATCGTTGACCGTCTGCGTCGCGAGTTCAAAGTAGAGTGTAACCAGGGTGCTCCTCAAGTAAACTACAAAGAAGCACTGACAACCAAAACCTCTCACCGCGAGCGTTTGAAAAAACAAACGGGTGGTTCTGGTTTGTTTGCCGATATGGAATTCGAACTCGGCCCAGCTGATGAAGACTTCCTGGAAAGCGACGACTTCAAAAATGGCAAAACACGCCTCCAATTCGTTTGGGGTATCGTGGGTGGTGCCATCGATAAGAACTACTCCAAACCAATTCAGGATGGTTTCAAAGCCATGATGGACAACGGTATTTTGGCTGGTTTCTCTATCGATAGCATGAAGGTTAGGGTATACGACGGCTCGATGCACGCCGTGGACTCGAAGCCAGTAGCCTTCGAACTTTGCGCCAAAGAAGGTTTCCGCGAAGCCGCTCCAAAATGCAAACCTGTATTGCTGGAGCCAATCATGAAACTGGAAGTCATTACGCCTGAAGAATACACTGGATCAGTAATTGGTGACCTCAACCGTCGCCGTGGTTTGCCGAAAGGACAAGAACCACGTACGGGTGGCGCCATCTCTATCCAGGCTGAAGTGCCGCTCGCTGAAATGTTCGGCTACGTTACACAACTGCGTACCATTACCTCTGGTCGTGCGAACTCAACCATGGAATTCTCTCACTTCGCAGCAGCGCCTGCGAACGTAGCGAAAGACGTGATTGAAAAGGCCAAAGGTGGCAAATAA
- a CDS encoding HNH endonuclease — MSYIAASLRLMVAHRALFRCEYCKIPDLGFGIPFQVDHIRAIKHGGLTILSNLAYCCPDCNRYKGSDLGSCLEDETVLIRFFNPRTDHWDGHFGVVDGVIQGKTTHGEVTVGIFQFNSPERVMYRKELIINELY; from the coding sequence ATGAGTTATATTGCGGCCTCCTTGCGCCTAATGGTAGCACATCGTGCTCTTTTTCGATGTGAATACTGCAAAATTCCAGATTTAGGTTTTGGAATCCCTTTTCAAGTCGATCACATTAGGGCCATTAAACATGGTGGATTGACCATTTTGTCAAATTTGGCTTACTGCTGTCCTGATTGTAATCGATATAAAGGGTCTGATTTGGGTTCTTGCCTTGAAGATGAAACAGTCTTGATTCGTTTTTTTAATCCGCGAACCGATCATTGGGACGGGCATTTTGGAGTAGTTGATGGCGTTATTCAGGGTAAAACTACCCATGGCGAGGTCACAGTTGGTATTTTTCAGTTTAATTCCCCAGAAAGGGTTATGTATAGAAAAGAATTAATCATTAATGAATTGTATTGA
- the rplW gene encoding 50S ribosomal protein L23 — translation MAKKDILIQPLITEKTEKLSSSLNKYSFIVHRKANKVEIKKAVEAFYGVTVEAVNTLVVPGKTKSRSTRTGVVRGRVSAYKKAIVTLAEGENIDFFAEL, via the coding sequence ATGGCAAAGAAAGATATTCTCATCCAGCCCCTGATCACGGAAAAAACCGAGAAACTGTCCAGTAGCCTGAACAAGTACTCCTTTATCGTGCATCGGAAAGCCAATAAGGTAGAGATCAAGAAAGCGGTAGAAGCTTTCTACGGAGTAACCGTTGAAGCAGTGAACACCTTGGTTGTTCCTGGTAAAACCAAATCTCGCTCTACCCGTACTGGTGTGGTGCGTGGCCGTGTATCGGCTTACAAGAAAGCAATTGTTACCCTTGCAGAAGGTGAAAACATTGACTTCTTCGCAGAATTGTAA
- the rplV gene encoding 50S ribosomal protein L22: MQAVAKLKNVTMSARKMRLVVDNIRGKKVEDAINILRFTKKEAAVWLEKLVRSAVANWEYKLEGNESADDYNLYIKTAFCDGGTIVKRFRPAPHGRAHRIRKRSNHVTIIVENRIAVPGVDDQGVVVEEVEQTN; this comes from the coding sequence ATGCAAGCTGTAGCAAAACTCAAAAATGTCACGATGTCTGCGCGCAAGATGCGTCTTGTAGTGGACAACATCCGCGGGAAAAAGGTGGAAGATGCCATCAATATCCTGCGCTTTACCAAGAAAGAAGCTGCGGTGTGGTTGGAAAAATTGGTTCGTAGTGCGGTTGCCAACTGGGAGTACAAGCTGGAAGGTAACGAAAGTGCCGACGATTACAACCTCTACATCAAAACGGCTTTTTGTGATGGTGGAACCATCGTTAAGCGTTTTCGCCCGGCCCCACACGGCCGTGCACACCGCATTCGCAAACGTTCTAACCACGTTACGATCATTGTGGAAAACCGCATCGCGGTTCCCGGTGTCGATGATCAAGGGGTGGTAGTAGAAGAAGTTGAACAAACTAATTAA
- the rpsS gene encoding 30S ribosomal protein S19, with the protein MARSIKKGPYVFHRLLEKILASKDAKKKGVIKTWSRASMIIPDMVGETIAVHNGKTFVPVFVTENMVGHKLGEFSPTRNYKGHSGNRKK; encoded by the coding sequence ATGGCAAGATCAATCAAAAAGGGACCATACGTGTTCCATAGACTGTTGGAAAAGATTCTTGCATCAAAGGATGCAAAGAAAAAGGGCGTCATCAAAACCTGGTCACGTGCTTCGATGATCATCCCCGATATGGTGGGTGAAACCATCGCCGTTCACAACGGTAAAACTTTCGTACCTGTATTCGTTACCGAAAACATGGTAGGACACAAGTTGGGTGAATTTTCCCCAACCCGTAATTACAAAGGTCACTCTGGCAACCGTAAGAAATAA
- the rplC gene encoding 50S ribosomal protein L3, producing the protein MNGLIGKKIGMTSVYDSTGKSVACTVIEAGPCVVTQVKTEQTDGYTALQLAYGDTKAKNTSKPLQGHFEKANTEPKHKLVEFRDFSIVEKAIGEIIKVDDVFNEGDMVHAVGVTKGKGFQGVVKRYGFAGVGGATHGQHNRQRAPGSMGASSYPSRVFKGKRLPGRTGGDNVKVKNLKVLKVFADQNLILIKGAIPGHKGAYVILEKK; encoded by the coding sequence ATGAACGGACTGATTGGTAAAAAGATTGGCATGACCAGTGTGTACGATAGCACTGGCAAAAGTGTGGCGTGTACCGTCATTGAAGCAGGTCCTTGCGTAGTGACGCAGGTGAAGACCGAGCAAACCGATGGGTATACTGCCCTCCAATTGGCTTATGGGGATACCAAAGCCAAAAATACTTCGAAGCCCCTCCAGGGCCATTTCGAAAAAGCAAATACAGAACCAAAGCATAAGTTGGTTGAGTTTCGCGATTTCTCTATTGTGGAGAAAGCGATTGGCGAAATCATCAAAGTGGACGATGTCTTCAATGAAGGAGATATGGTACATGCAGTGGGCGTTACCAAAGGTAAAGGCTTCCAGGGCGTTGTTAAACGTTATGGATTTGCCGGGGTTGGTGGTGCTACGCACGGTCAGCACAACCGCCAGCGTGCCCCAGGTTCTATGGGCGCTTCTTCCTATCCTTCACGTGTATTCAAAGGCAAACGTCTACCAGGACGTACCGGCGGTGACAACGTAAAGGTGAAGAACCTCAAAGTACTCAAAGTATTTGCTGACCAGAACCTCATCTTGATCAAAGGTGCAATTCCTGGACACAAAGGTGCTTACGTTATTCTGGAGAAAAAGTAA
- a CDS encoding SUMF1/EgtB/PvdO family nonheme iron enzyme, whose translation MDRDLVRRDQVGKSSTAPRGKNYLLAIAINDYQHCSKLSNAVLDVEAFIEVMTTRYHFETAHITLIKDTQATKRRIEGAFDRLIDLVTPQDNLIVYFSGHGRYHQRRGGFWIPVEAGKGDEHWPDYLSNGLIKDYLSKIKSFHTFLIADSCFSGTLFIDKSKEKFSGDRRDTEPSRWGLTSGKKEIVSDGQPGQHSPFAIALLDVLHKADQPIGVMRICDMVLEKVAANAQQTPMGSPLLVPGHQGGQMVLYFREDEEAIWAAAQAAHTLHAYTAYYEQYPRGKYRKIALEKIDELEEKGDWDKVRKNRLADLLRYLDENPRSPFAPEAQRLADALKAGIPTSRNEPEPATAKPALIVPTPKIEIPVPIIPEHMVLLKGGTFEMGDVMGDKEFGNEKVHTVTVSDFLIAKTELTFEEYDRFCEATRRDKPKDEGWGRGKRPVINVNWFDAVEYCNWCSQQEGLQQVYRINKTEVDADWNANGYRLPTEAEWEYAARAGGKKVRFGNGKDIADPKEINFNGSASSKKSYSVVGAYREKTVPVGSLNSPNALGLHDMSGNVWEWCWDWYTEKYYSNSPAKDPYGPIGGIFRVLRGGSWNYDPILCRTSYRFRIFPGYRVDSIGFRLAKH comes from the coding sequence ATGGATCGTGACCTGGTACGCCGAGATCAAGTTGGTAAATCTTCTACTGCTCCCCGAGGCAAAAACTACCTCCTGGCCATCGCCATCAATGACTATCAGCATTGCAGCAAACTGAGCAATGCCGTTTTGGACGTAGAAGCTTTCATCGAGGTGATGACCACTCGGTATCATTTTGAAACAGCCCACATCACTTTAATCAAAGATACCCAGGCCACCAAGCGGCGCATTGAAGGTGCCTTTGACCGCCTGATTGATTTGGTCACTCCACAAGATAACCTCATTGTCTACTTCAGTGGCCACGGGCGGTATCACCAGCGCCGAGGGGGCTTTTGGATTCCAGTCGAAGCCGGTAAAGGGGATGAGCATTGGCCCGATTACCTGTCCAATGGTTTGATCAAAGATTACCTCAGCAAAATCAAAAGCTTCCACACCTTCCTCATCGCCGATTCCTGTTTTTCGGGCACGCTGTTCATCGACAAAAGTAAGGAAAAATTCTCGGGCGACCGCCGCGATACCGAACCCAGCCGCTGGGGCTTGACCTCGGGCAAAAAGGAAATCGTCAGCGACGGCCAGCCTGGCCAGCATAGCCCTTTTGCCATTGCCCTGCTGGATGTGCTGCACAAAGCGGATCAGCCCATCGGGGTCATGCGCATTTGCGACATGGTATTAGAGAAAGTAGCCGCCAACGCCCAACAAACCCCGATGGGGTCACCTTTGCTGGTGCCTGGGCATCAGGGTGGGCAAATGGTGTTGTATTTTCGGGAAGATGAGGAAGCAATCTGGGCGGCGGCTCAGGCTGCACATACACTTCATGCTTATACGGCGTATTATGAGCAGTATCCCCGGGGTAAATACCGCAAAATTGCGCTGGAGAAAATTGACGAACTGGAAGAAAAAGGCGATTGGGATAAAGTACGGAAAAACCGCCTGGCCGATTTGCTCCGCTACCTCGATGAAAACCCACGCAGCCCCTTTGCCCCGGAAGCACAACGCCTGGCCGATGCCCTGAAAGCGGGCATTCCTACTTCGCGGAATGAACCTGAGCCAGCAACAGCCAAACCAGCATTGATCGTACCAACACCTAAAATCGAAATTCCTGTCCCCATCATCCCCGAGCACATGGTGCTGCTCAAAGGCGGGACCTTTGAAATGGGCGACGTGATGGGGGATAAGGAATTCGGCAATGAAAAAGTGCATACGGTTACGGTGAGTGATTTTTTGATCGCCAAAACCGAACTCACGTTTGAAGAATACGACCGCTTTTGTGAAGCTACCAGGCGTGACAAACCCAAAGACGAAGGATGGGGCAGAGGCAAACGCCCGGTGATCAACGTCAATTGGTTCGATGCAGTCGAGTATTGCAATTGGTGCAGCCAGCAAGAGGGACTTCAGCAAGTCTATCGGATCAACAAGACAGAAGTTGATGCCGATTGGAACGCCAATGGCTACCGTTTACCCACCGAAGCAGAGTGGGAATACGCGGCGAGAGCAGGCGGTAAAAAAGTACGCTTTGGGAATGGGAAGGACATTGCCGATCCCAAAGAGATCAATTTTAATGGATCAGCATCATCTAAAAAGTCCTATTCGGTAGTAGGGGCATACCGCGAAAAAACGGTACCCGTGGGTAGTCTCAATAGCCCCAATGCCTTGGGTTTACATGACATGAGTGGCAATGTATGGGAATGGTGCTGGGATTGGTACACTGAAAAGTATTACAGCAATAGTCCAGCAAAAGACCCGTATGGACCTATTGGTGGTATATTTCGTGTGTTGCGCGGCGGTTCTTGGAACTACGATCCGATTCTCTGTCGGACTTCCTACCGCTTCAGGATCTTTCCTGGTTACCGTGTCGACAGTATTGGGTTTCGCTTAGCCAAGCACTAA
- the rpsJ gene encoding 30S ribosomal protein S10 — MNQKIRIKLRSYDHNLVDKSTEKIVKTVRNSGAVVTGPIPLPTEKKIFTVLRSPHVNKKSREQFQLRTHKRLIEIYTPTQKTVDALSKLELPSGVDIQVKLT; from the coding sequence ATGAATCAGAAAATCAGGATCAAACTCCGCTCGTATGACCATAATTTGGTTGATAAATCGACGGAGAAAATAGTAAAAACAGTACGTAATAGTGGTGCCGTTGTAACTGGCCCGATTCCGCTGCCCACTGAGAAGAAAATCTTTACCGTGCTCCGTTCTCCGCACGTCAACAAGAAGTCTCGTGAGCAGTTCCAATTGCGAACCCACAAACGTCTGATTGAAATTTACACGCCTACTCAAAAGACAGTAGATGCGCTGTCCAAGTTGGAATTGCCCAGTGGCGTAGACATTCAAGTTAAGTTGACGTAA
- the rpsG gene encoding 30S ribosomal protein S7 yields MRKRKPKVRVIAPDPRYNDPMVTQFVNNMMWEGKKSTTLTIFYEALDIVRERLKADEHNTWKKALNNVMPMVEVRSRRIGGATFQIPTEIRPKRKVSIGMKWLIRFARTRSGKGMAEKLAAEIIAASKNEGNAVKKKEDTHRMAEANRAFAHFRT; encoded by the coding sequence ATGAGAAAAAGAAAACCAAAAGTAAGAGTAATTGCGCCGGATCCACGTTACAATGATCCGATGGTCACGCAATTCGTGAATAACATGATGTGGGAAGGTAAAAAAAGTACCACACTCACCATCTTCTACGAAGCGCTGGACATTGTACGCGAACGCCTCAAGGCCGACGAGCACAATACCTGGAAAAAAGCGCTCAATAACGTGATGCCCATGGTCGAAGTACGCAGCCGCCGGATCGGTGGTGCTACCTTCCAGATTCCAACCGAAATTCGCCCTAAGCGCAAAGTTTCGATCGGAATGAAGTGGTTGATTCGTTTTGCACGTACGCGCAGCGGAAAGGGTATGGCTGAAAAATTAGCCGCCGAAATCATTGCAGCCAGCAAGAATGAAGGCAACGCAGTGAAGAAAAAGGAAGATACCCACCGTATGGCTGAAGCCAACCGTGCCTTTGCACACTTCCGAACGTAG